The Numida meleagris isolate 19003 breed g44 Domestic line chromosome 10, NumMel1.0, whole genome shotgun sequence genome includes a window with the following:
- the VSTM2B gene encoding V-set and transmembrane domain-containing protein 2B (The sequence of the model RefSeq protein was modified relative to this genomic sequence to represent the inferred CDS: added 47 bases not found in genome assembly) — MGNRGLLCTLCSLVLHAPLLLGVTATFTEVPKDVTVREGDDIEMPCAFRASGSTSYSLEIQWWYLKEPARELAHELAVSIPGSRSKVANKDATKISTVRVQGNDISHRLRLSGVRRQDEGVYECRVADYSDDETQEHKAQALLRVLSRFAPPDVQAAEAVSHIQSGAAPRRHGPAGRATPPPGPGPGKR, encoded by the exons ATGGGAAATCGGGGGCTGCTCTGCACGCTCTGCTCCCTGGTGCTGCACGCGCCGCTGCTGCTCGGCGTCACCG CCACCTTCACCGAAGTTCCCAAAGATGTGACTGTTAGGGAGGGAGACGATATCGAGATGCCTTGCGCTTTCCGAGCCAGCGGATCCACCTCTTACTCCTTGGAGATCCAGTGGTGGTACCTCAAGGAACCGGCTCGAGAACTCGCACACGAACTGGCCGTCAGCAtccctggcagcaggagcaag GTGGCGAACAAGGACGCGACGAAGATCAGC ACGGTCCGCGTGCAGGGCAACGACATCTCGCACCGGCTGCGGCTGTCGGGCGTGCGGCGGCAGGACGAGGGCGTCTACGAGTGCCGCGTGGCGGACTACAGCGACGACGAGACGCAGGAGCACAAGGCCCAGGCGCTGCTGCGCGTCCTGTCCCGCTTCGCTCCGCCCGACGTGCAGGCGGCCGAGGCGGTGTCCCACATCCAGAGCGGGGCGGCCCCTCGCCGCCACGGCC